A region of Sphingobium baderi DNA encodes the following proteins:
- a CDS encoding S9 family peptidase, producing the protein MTMPSKLSRSTALVALLAVPALPAMAQGKLTLERVFASPDLSGPQPRALKLSPDGKLVTLLKPREDEKDRLDLWAVDTATGAQRMLVDSKKAGTGADLSEAEKMQRERDRSVAGSSGIATYDWAPDGRNILVPVDGDLYLAALDGKVTRLTDTPEGELNGIVSPKGGYVSYVREGNFFVQPIDGKARQLTNDASDMLTWGVAEFVAQEEMDRRTGYWWAPDEAHIAVARVDESPVGIVTRTAIGGEGTKVYQQRYPAAGTANALVDLYIMRPDGTRQTKVDLGPDRDIYLARVDWSKDGKTLYVQRENRDQTRLDLLAVDPRTGKAKVVLTEIAKSWINLSNNFTPLSDGSFLWWSEKTGHGHLYHIRDSQWTPLTSGDWEVRDIIGVDESKGLVYFTANRETPLEQQVYVAPIDKAGPLRQLTRNGWWNDAVMDGKASRIVVSRSNTDQPKQVYLADANGKQLQWLEENAIRGEHPYAPYLADHAKTRFYTLKAGDGTTLHVRIMTPPLEPGKRYPVFMLHYGGPGGGRQVTNQWGAPIYQYLVSKGWVVFAIDNRGTPDRGKAFEDHIFRAMGTVEVDDQLKGVEWLKNQPYVDPHRIATYGWSYGGYMSLKLLEKAPGVFSAAIAGAPVTKWELYDTHYTERYLGKPQDKPSAYPASDAVDDSVKIKDPLLLIHGMSDDNVVFDNATAIVAKMQRAGIPFEMMAYPGQTHRVGGSGVSVHLWRTIEDFLDRRGGKPESAAP; encoded by the coding sequence ATGACGATGCCCTCCAAACTCTCCCGCTCTACCGCGCTCGTGGCCCTGTTGGCTGTTCCGGCTCTCCCGGCCATGGCGCAGGGAAAGCTGACGCTGGAGCGGGTTTTCGCCAGCCCGGACCTTTCCGGCCCCCAGCCCCGTGCGCTGAAACTTTCCCCTGACGGAAAGCTCGTCACCCTGCTCAAGCCCCGTGAAGATGAGAAAGATCGCCTCGATCTCTGGGCTGTCGATACGGCCACGGGCGCGCAGCGGATGCTGGTCGATTCGAAGAAGGCCGGAACCGGAGCAGATCTTTCCGAAGCCGAAAAGATGCAGCGGGAACGCGACCGCTCCGTTGCGGGCAGCTCCGGCATAGCGACCTATGACTGGGCGCCTGATGGCAGGAATATCCTGGTCCCTGTGGACGGCGATCTCTACCTTGCCGCACTGGACGGAAAAGTCACCCGCCTCACCGACACGCCCGAAGGTGAGTTGAACGGTATCGTCAGCCCCAAGGGCGGCTATGTCTCCTATGTCCGAGAGGGTAATTTCTTCGTTCAGCCCATAGATGGCAAAGCCCGGCAGCTTACGAACGACGCCAGCGACATGCTGACCTGGGGCGTCGCCGAATTCGTCGCGCAGGAGGAAATGGATCGCCGCACCGGCTATTGGTGGGCGCCCGATGAAGCCCATATCGCCGTCGCCCGGGTGGATGAAAGCCCGGTCGGTATCGTCACCCGCACCGCCATCGGCGGAGAGGGCACGAAGGTCTACCAGCAACGCTACCCCGCCGCAGGCACCGCCAATGCCCTTGTCGACCTCTACATTATGAGGCCCGACGGCACCCGTCAGACTAAAGTAGACCTTGGTCCCGATCGCGACATTTATCTCGCCCGCGTGGACTGGTCGAAGGATGGCAAAACCCTCTACGTCCAGCGGGAAAACCGCGATCAGACACGCCTGGACCTCCTCGCCGTCGATCCAAGGACGGGCAAGGCGAAGGTCGTCCTCACCGAAATCGCCAAAAGCTGGATCAATCTTTCCAACAATTTCACACCGCTAAGCGACGGCAGCTTCCTCTGGTGGTCGGAAAAGACCGGCCATGGCCATCTCTATCACATCCGTGACAGCCAATGGACGCCCCTCACCAGTGGTGACTGGGAAGTCCGCGACATTATTGGGGTCGATGAGTCGAAAGGGCTTGTCTACTTCACCGCCAACCGCGAAACTCCGCTGGAGCAGCAGGTCTATGTCGCCCCCATCGACAAAGCGGGACCACTCCGCCAACTCACCCGGAATGGCTGGTGGAACGATGCTGTCATGGATGGCAAGGCGAGCCGGATCGTCGTCTCCCGCAGCAATACGGACCAGCCCAAGCAGGTTTATCTCGCCGACGCGAATGGCAAACAACTGCAATGGCTGGAGGAAAACGCGATCCGGGGCGAACATCCCTACGCCCCTTATCTCGCCGACCATGCAAAGACGCGCTTCTATACCCTGAAAGCCGGGGACGGCACCACGCTGCACGTCCGCATCATGACCCCACCGCTGGAACCGGGCAAACGCTACCCCGTCTTCATGCTACATTATGGCGGCCCTGGCGGCGGCCGACAGGTGACGAACCAGTGGGGCGCGCCGATTTACCAATATCTGGTGAGCAAGGGCTGGGTCGTCTTCGCCATCGACAACCGCGGCACGCCCGATCGCGGCAAGGCGTTCGAGGATCATATCTTCCGCGCCATGGGCACGGTCGAGGTGGACGATCAACTGAAAGGCGTGGAATGGCTGAAGAACCAGCCCTATGTCGACCCGCACCGGATCGCGACCTATGGTTGGTCCTATGGCGGCTATATGTCGTTGAAGCTGCTGGAAAAGGCTCCCGGCGTCTTTTCCGCCGCCATCGCGGGCGCACCGGTCACGAAGTGGGAGCTTTACGACACCCACTATACCGAACGCTATCTGGGCAAGCCGCAAGACAAGCCCAGCGCCTACCCGGCATCCGATGCGGTTGACGATTCCGTGAAAATCAAGGACCCCCTGCTCCTGATCCACGGCATGTCGGACGATAATGTCGTGTTCGACAACGCCACCGCGATCGTGGCGAAGATGCAGCGCGCAGGTATTCCGTTCGAGATGATGGCCTATCCTGGCCAGACCCATCGCGTCGGCGGTTCCGGCGTCAGCGTCCACCTGTGGCGCACGATCGAGGATTTTCTAGACCGGCGCGGCGGGAAGCCGGAAAGTGCAGCCCCCTGA
- a CDS encoding entericidin A/B family lipoprotein — translation MRQTAALVIAGLLLSALAACNTVKGAGRDIESVGRAGEKVIN, via the coding sequence ATGCGCCAAACCGCTGCCCTTGTGATTGCCGGGCTTCTTCTTTCCGCCCTGGCCGCCTGCAATACGGTCAAGGGGGCTGGCCGGGATATCGAATCCGTCGGCAGAGCTGGTGAAAAGGTCATCAACTGA
- the hslV gene encoding ATP-dependent protease subunit HslV has translation MNDQRSHSMPVWHGTTIMSVRKNGKVVVAGDGQVSMGQTVMKPNARKVRRLHDGSVIGGFAGATADAFTLFERLEAKLERHNGQLMRAAVELAKDWRTDKYLRNLEAMMIVADKDVTLILTGNGDVLEPLNGVAAIGSGGNYALAAARALVDYEEDAEVLARKAMAVAADICVYTNDQLTIEELASAT, from the coding sequence ATGAACGACCAACGCAGTCATTCCATGCCGGTATGGCATGGCACCACCATCATGTCCGTCCGCAAGAATGGCAAAGTCGTCGTGGCCGGCGACGGACAGGTTTCCATGGGCCAGACGGTGATGAAGCCCAATGCCCGCAAGGTCCGCCGCTTGCATGACGGGTCGGTGATCGGCGGCTTTGCCGGAGCCACGGCGGATGCCTTCACCCTGTTCGAGCGGTTGGAGGCGAAACTGGAGCGGCATAACGGCCAGCTTATGCGCGCGGCCGTCGAACTGGCGAAGGATTGGCGGACGGATAAATATCTTCGTAACCTCGAAGCGATGATGATCGTCGCGGACAAGGATGTCACTTTGATCCTGACGGGCAATGGCGACGTGCTGGAACCATTGAACGGCGTGGCGGCGATCGGGTCGGGCGGGAATTACGCTCTGGCGGCGGCGCGGGCGCTGGTGGATTATGAAGAGGACGCCGAAGTCCTTGCCCGCAAGGCAATGGCGGTTGCCGCCGACATCTGCGTCTACACCAACGACCAATTGACCATCGAAGAACTGGCGAGCGCAACCTGA